One window from the genome of Amycolatopsis sp. NBC_01480 encodes:
- a CDS encoding ABC transporter ATP-binding protein, with the protein MRRARRNWRLLDELGRGVAPRWMLAATTVSVAGALSLSLYPFGLRMFTDGFVGDDRSAVVIGAVLMALLYVTGWVCGGLSANLVAGLTERAGMHLRCQIADLINSVPGIGHFERPEYLRHLELLQERVKLLSGYPRQAIALLGVLVRLVVVVVLLATVYPPLATLAFAGLIPYFVDRVADRPKHRLDATLREQRRLADDLFTVTTTPGYGPELRTYRAAEDLLRRQVRLATRIARATAVGAAASGLLRALGWMVFASLFLAGIALVIVRTAEGETSLGQLLMTVVLVRRAQVQFAQIGETTSQLGTISVTVRSLHWLEDYAKRSGVRAADAAGRLPGSLRSGIELRSVTFGFDPARPVLHEVDLRIPAGTTVAIVGENGAGKTTLVKLLAGLYAADEGTVLVDGVDLATVPAPAWHERISVAFQDFARYELTVGQNVGVGDLPRLDDEEAIRSALARVDGTGLVGTHPAGLHELLSGGTGLSGGQWQQLALARAMMRDAPMLLMLDEPTASLAPAVEQALFENYTESARRLAREHGTVTVLVSHRFATVRTADLIVVLREGRITETGGHAQLLARDGYYAELFRMHAAIHGRPLPPSTGALPDAAPAGHDGGN; encoded by the coding sequence GTGAGGCGGGCCCGGCGGAACTGGCGGCTGCTCGACGAGCTCGGCCGGGGTGTGGCGCCGCGCTGGATGTTGGCGGCCACGACGGTCAGTGTCGCCGGCGCCCTCAGCCTGTCGCTGTATCCGTTCGGGTTGCGGATGTTCACCGACGGGTTCGTCGGCGACGACCGATCGGCGGTGGTGATCGGCGCGGTGCTGATGGCCCTGCTCTATGTCACGGGCTGGGTGTGCGGTGGGCTGAGCGCCAACCTGGTCGCCGGGCTCACCGAGCGCGCCGGCATGCACCTGAGATGTCAGATCGCCGACCTGATCAACTCGGTGCCGGGCATCGGGCACTTCGAGCGGCCCGAATACCTGCGGCACCTGGAGTTGTTGCAGGAGCGGGTGAAGCTGCTCTCCGGCTACCCACGGCAGGCCATCGCGTTGCTGGGCGTGCTAGTGCGCCTGGTGGTGGTCGTCGTCCTGCTGGCCACGGTGTACCCGCCGCTGGCCACGCTCGCGTTCGCCGGTCTGATCCCCTACTTCGTCGACCGCGTCGCCGATCGGCCCAAGCATCGCCTCGACGCCACCTTGCGGGAGCAGCGGCGGCTCGCCGACGATCTGTTCACGGTGACCACCACTCCCGGATACGGGCCGGAGCTGCGCACCTACCGTGCTGCCGAAGACCTGCTGCGCAGGCAGGTCCGCCTGGCGACCCGGATCGCGCGCGCAACGGCCGTCGGCGCCGCCGCGTCAGGCCTGTTGCGCGCACTCGGCTGGATGGTCTTCGCCAGCTTGTTCCTCGCCGGGATCGCCTTAGTCATCGTGCGCACCGCCGAGGGTGAGACCAGCCTCGGGCAGCTGCTCATGACGGTCGTGCTGGTGCGCCGGGCCCAGGTCCAGTTCGCGCAGATCGGCGAGACGACCAGTCAGCTGGGCACCATCTCGGTCACGGTGCGCAGCCTGCATTGGCTGGAGGACTACGCGAAGCGGAGCGGTGTCCGGGCCGCCGACGCTGCGGGCAGGCTGCCGGGCTCGCTGCGCTCCGGCATCGAGCTGCGGTCCGTGACTTTCGGGTTCGACCCGGCCCGGCCGGTCCTGCACGAGGTCGATCTGCGCATTCCCGCGGGTACAACGGTCGCCATCGTGGGCGAGAACGGCGCGGGCAAGACCACGCTGGTCAAGCTCCTCGCCGGGCTGTACGCGGCAGACGAGGGCACCGTGCTCGTGGACGGCGTCGACCTGGCCACCGTGCCGGCCCCGGCCTGGCACGAACGCATCTCGGTGGCGTTCCAGGATTTCGCCCGCTACGAACTCACGGTGGGGCAGAACGTCGGCGTCGGCGACCTGCCCCGGCTCGACGACGAGGAGGCCATCCGTTCGGCACTGGCTCGGGTGGACGGGACCGGTCTCGTCGGGACGCACCCGGCCGGCCTCCACGAGCTCCTCTCCGGCGGGACCGGGCTCTCCGGCGGTCAGTGGCAGCAACTCGCCCTGGCCAGGGCGATGATGCGGGACGCCCCGATGTTGCTGATGCTCGACGAACCGACCGCCAGTCTCGCGCCGGCCGTCGAACAGGCGCTGTTCGAGAACTACACGGAGAGCGCGCGGCGGCTGGCCCGCGAGCACGGCACGGTCACCGTGCTGGTGTCTCACCGGTTCGCCACCGTTCGCACGGCGGACCTCATCGTGGTGCTCCGCGAAGGGCGGATCACCGAAACTGGCGGCCACGCGCAGCTGCTCGCCCGCGATGGCTACTACGCCGAGCTCTTCCGCATGCACGCGGCCATCCACGGCCGGCCGCTGCCCCCATCCACAGGTGCGCTGCCGGACGCGGCGCCGGCCGGACACGACGGAGGAAACTGA
- a CDS encoding ABC transporter ATP-binding protein: MAAERPGPARIRSALPGYWLVIRLSFRHCPVASGALTLCAVLTAVLPAAFIILMAVLTGLVPGVVRAGLDSAAATQLWHTFAVAAVVLLGAMVVDVALDSIGSVVAVRLTYSLQRRLASALNRLPDVSHLEHPEVTTGLAIAQGALTNFAPAEAPLMLLRIMSNRLSGILACIIVATWHWWLGLLLLCAWQAVRVPLRRIIARQTVALQQDAALVHRARYFARVATSAEFGKEVRVFRLASWLIDRYRTLWLDGMREVWRARTGLTQVVLLIGGVMTAVYLLVCWFLADAALTGELSLTRIGLLAPSLLLTSAVGGISYQDIALEWMSDGLQRLERLNTRLDRAASALSGSRPAPAEVRTAIEFSGVRFSYPKADRAVFDGLCLTIPAGRSTAIVGSNGAGKSTLVKLLARLYDPVDGRILVDGADLSELDARQWQQRIALITQDFLHLPLSVRDNIAFAAADEPGIRAALAKVGAVAFVGQLPDGLDSRLAPSYSDGVGLSGGQWQRIALARAVFALDHGATVLVLDEPAAALDVRAEAAFYRDFLDLTRGVTTVLISHRFATVRLADHIHVLGDTGVTESGTHDELVAAEGQYAQMYRLQAERFAVESP; this comes from the coding sequence ATGGCGGCTGAACGTCCGGGCCCGGCGCGCATCCGGTCCGCCCTTCCCGGTTACTGGCTGGTCATCCGGCTCAGCTTCCGGCACTGTCCGGTGGCCAGCGGCGCGCTGACGCTGTGTGCCGTACTCACCGCAGTGCTCCCCGCCGCCTTCATCATCCTGATGGCTGTGCTCACCGGCTTGGTGCCGGGAGTGGTGCGGGCCGGACTGGACTCTGCCGCGGCAACGCAGCTGTGGCATACGTTCGCCGTGGCCGCCGTGGTGTTGCTGGGTGCGATGGTCGTGGACGTGGCCCTCGACTCGATCGGCTCGGTGGTGGCTGTCCGGCTTACCTACTCGTTGCAGCGCAGGCTGGCTTCGGCCCTGAACCGGCTCCCCGATGTGAGCCACCTCGAGCATCCGGAAGTGACCACGGGACTGGCCATCGCCCAAGGTGCGTTGACCAACTTCGCGCCGGCCGAAGCTCCGCTGATGCTGTTGCGCATCATGAGCAACCGGCTCAGCGGCATCCTCGCCTGCATCATCGTGGCGACCTGGCACTGGTGGCTCGGCCTCCTCCTGCTCTGCGCATGGCAGGCCGTCCGGGTTCCGCTGCGCCGCATCATCGCGCGTCAGACCGTGGCCCTGCAGCAGGACGCCGCTCTGGTGCACCGCGCCCGCTACTTCGCCCGGGTCGCCACCAGCGCGGAGTTCGGGAAGGAGGTCCGGGTCTTCCGCTTGGCGAGCTGGCTGATCGACCGTTATCGCACGCTCTGGCTGGACGGGATGCGCGAAGTGTGGCGCGCTCGCACGGGTTTGACCCAGGTGGTCCTGCTCATCGGCGGCGTGATGACCGCGGTGTACCTGCTGGTGTGCTGGTTCCTCGCCGACGCCGCGCTGACCGGGGAACTGAGCCTGACCCGGATCGGGTTACTGGCGCCGTCGCTGTTGTTGACCTCGGCCGTCGGCGGGATCAGCTACCAGGACATCGCACTCGAGTGGATGTCCGACGGCCTGCAGCGACTGGAACGGCTCAACACGCGGCTGGACCGAGCCGCCTCGGCGCTGTCCGGCTCCCGGCCGGCACCGGCCGAGGTACGCACTGCGATCGAGTTCTCCGGGGTGCGGTTCAGCTACCCGAAGGCGGACCGGGCGGTGTTCGACGGCCTGTGCCTGACCATCCCCGCGGGCCGCTCGACCGCGATCGTTGGCAGCAACGGTGCCGGAAAGTCCACTTTGGTCAAGCTGCTCGCCCGGCTTTACGACCCGGTCGACGGACGCATCTTGGTGGACGGCGCCGACCTGAGCGAACTCGACGCGCGGCAATGGCAGCAGCGCATCGCGCTGATCACCCAAGACTTCCTGCACCTGCCACTGTCCGTGCGGGACAACATCGCCTTCGCAGCGGCTGACGAACCCGGGATCCGGGCAGCGCTGGCCAAGGTGGGTGCCGTCGCGTTCGTGGGCCAGCTGCCGGACGGCCTCGACTCCAGGCTCGCGCCCTCGTACTCCGACGGCGTCGGCCTCTCCGGCGGCCAGTGGCAGCGCATCGCCCTGGCCCGTGCCGTGTTCGCCCTCGACCACGGGGCCACGGTGCTCGTGCTCGACGAGCCGGCCGCTGCCCTCGACGTCCGGGCCGAGGCCGCCTTCTACCGGGACTTCCTCGATCTCACCCGCGGGGTGACCACAGTGCTGATCTCGCACCGCTTCGCGACCGTCCGGCTGGCCGACCACATCCATGTGCTCGGTGACACCGGCGTCACGGAGAGCGGCACGCACGACGAACTGGTCGCCGCCGAAGGCCAGTACGCGCAGATGTACCGGCTACAGGCCGAACGATTCGCCGTGGAGTCGCCGTGA
- a CDS encoding R2-like ligand-binding oxidase, producing the protein MTTRTGFQVLTEERLDWNSLPLRLLAKGNRKFWNPADLDFEQDAADWTRLPESYRRALTFQVAMFVAGEEAVATDIQPFARAISAEGRLGDALYLSQFAFEEARHTEVFCRWLSAVGLTEDLHGYVADNPGYREIFYRRLPAALHALDEDPSPASQVAASVIYNHVVEGTLALTGYFSFGVFCRSLGILPGMAELIRLIGEDERRHMAWGTYTCRRHVAADRANWAIAEQTFAELRPVAMSALDWVFDQMDGTPFRFGRRLTKQFARACAYRRLRAIESAVRGNDAPAEPSSLSPEELEDRHAEEDAEAADRAERLLGTATVMPRKSGDGG; encoded by the coding sequence ATGACCACGCGGACCGGCTTCCAGGTACTCACCGAGGAACGGCTGGACTGGAACTCGCTGCCGCTTCGGCTGCTGGCGAAGGGAAACCGAAAGTTCTGGAACCCCGCCGACCTGGACTTCGAGCAGGACGCGGCAGACTGGACGCGGCTACCGGAGTCCTACCGGCGTGCGCTGACCTTCCAGGTCGCCATGTTCGTGGCGGGAGAGGAAGCGGTGGCGACTGACATCCAGCCCTTCGCCCGGGCGATATCCGCCGAAGGGCGGCTAGGTGACGCACTATACCTCAGCCAGTTCGCGTTCGAAGAAGCGCGGCACACCGAGGTGTTCTGCCGTTGGCTGAGCGCCGTCGGCCTGACCGAGGACCTGCACGGCTACGTCGCGGACAACCCCGGATACCGCGAGATCTTCTACCGGCGGTTGCCCGCGGCCCTGCACGCGCTGGACGAGGATCCTTCGCCGGCGAGCCAAGTGGCTGCCTCGGTGATCTACAACCACGTCGTCGAAGGCACACTGGCCCTCACCGGATACTTTTCGTTCGGGGTGTTCTGCCGCAGCCTCGGCATCCTGCCCGGAATGGCCGAGCTGATCCGGCTCATCGGCGAGGACGAGCGACGGCACATGGCCTGGGGAACCTACACGTGTCGCCGTCATGTCGCGGCCGACCGGGCAAACTGGGCCATCGCCGAGCAGACCTTCGCCGAACTGCGGCCGGTCGCGATGTCGGCGCTGGACTGGGTGTTCGACCAGATGGACGGCACGCCGTTCCGGTTCGGCAGGCGGCTCACCAAGCAGTTCGCACGCGCCTGCGCGTACCGCCGTCTTCGCGCGATCGAGAGCGCGGTGCGCGGCAACGACGCACCGGCGGAGCCCTCTTCTCTCTCGCCCGAAGAGCTGGAAGACCGGCATGCCGAGGAGGACGCCGAGGCCGCGGACCGGGCCGAGCGGTTGCTGGGCACGGCCACGGTGATGCCGAGGAAGTCCGGCGATGGCGGCTGA
- a CDS encoding AMP-binding protein, with the protein MRELDDVLCWTEEARPDHGISFLGSDGWEFWSYQRLAEKAGLMAGALAESGVEPEDVVVSVLPSGPQFVVTFFGAMLAGATVSPVAPAAVWHQSSQYNTHLTRVLGVARPKKVVAGANKAGQFADAVAAAGSELVSYEDLMANGRPFRTAPSDLALLQLTSGSSGNPRGVRVSRLALANNMRAIHRWLDLADRPRSAHWMPFHHDMGLIGGLLMPAVHQSDCWSLRPGDFVRDPLTYLRCFGEAGGAEIGTMPNFGLEQVIRRVTPDRLAGLDFSGWRSVVVGAERLDPVIFEQFTDLLAPFGFRRSALTPAYGLAEATLAVNGLSRLREPRYVRLDEDGRAVDTSDTHGALIGCGTPLDGVDVRIVDEGGDPVPEGMVGEIVVSSTSLADGYVSGVADSASLTAFAESELKTGDAGLVLGGELFPVGRLGDSMKIRGRALFAEDLEVALRELGLPGHTVAVLLGTRRTEPVAVAVLEEVPENMVAQVTKLLAQLTAGVAIDVVCGPFRTIERTTSGKPRRRTMWQRYLAGALSPLDAGTPG; encoded by the coding sequence ATGCGTGAGCTCGACGACGTGTTGTGCTGGACCGAGGAAGCGCGGCCCGACCATGGCATCAGTTTTCTCGGCTCGGACGGATGGGAATTCTGGTCGTACCAACGCCTGGCGGAGAAAGCCGGCTTGATGGCGGGCGCGCTCGCCGAATCCGGCGTCGAGCCGGAAGACGTCGTCGTGTCCGTACTGCCGTCCGGACCGCAGTTCGTGGTGACGTTCTTCGGCGCGATGCTGGCCGGCGCGACGGTGTCACCCGTGGCGCCGGCGGCGGTGTGGCACCAGAGCAGTCAGTACAACACGCATCTGACTCGAGTCCTCGGCGTCGCCCGCCCGAAGAAGGTCGTGGCTGGTGCGAACAAGGCCGGCCAGTTCGCCGACGCGGTGGCTGCCGCGGGCAGCGAGCTAGTCAGCTACGAAGACCTGATGGCAAACGGCCGTCCGTTCCGGACCGCGCCGTCCGACCTGGCCCTGCTGCAGCTCACGTCCGGTTCCAGCGGAAACCCGCGGGGTGTCCGGGTGTCCAGGCTAGCGTTGGCGAATAACATGCGAGCGATTCACCGCTGGCTCGACCTCGCCGACCGCCCACGCTCGGCACATTGGATGCCGTTCCACCACGACATGGGCCTGATCGGTGGCTTGCTGATGCCGGCGGTCCACCAGAGTGACTGCTGGAGCCTGCGACCGGGTGACTTCGTGCGCGATCCCCTCACCTACTTACGCTGCTTCGGCGAGGCGGGTGGCGCGGAAATCGGGACCATGCCGAACTTCGGGCTCGAGCAGGTGATCAGGCGGGTCACGCCCGATCGCCTGGCCGGACTGGACTTTTCCGGTTGGCGGTCGGTCGTCGTGGGCGCAGAGCGACTCGACCCGGTGATCTTCGAGCAGTTCACCGACTTGCTGGCGCCGTTCGGCTTCCGGCGCTCCGCGTTGACGCCCGCGTACGGCCTGGCCGAGGCGACACTCGCAGTCAACGGCTTGTCCCGGCTGCGCGAGCCACGCTATGTCCGGCTGGACGAAGACGGCCGAGCCGTGGACACCAGCGACACCCACGGCGCGCTCATAGGCTGTGGCACGCCGCTCGACGGGGTCGACGTCCGCATCGTGGACGAGGGTGGCGACCCGGTGCCGGAAGGCATGGTCGGCGAGATCGTCGTGTCCAGTACCTCGCTGGCGGACGGCTACGTCTCGGGTGTGGCGGATTCGGCATCGTTGACGGCGTTCGCCGAATCGGAGCTGAAGACCGGTGATGCTGGGCTGGTGCTCGGCGGTGAGCTGTTCCCCGTCGGCCGGCTCGGCGACAGCATGAAGATCCGCGGGCGGGCCTTGTTCGCCGAGGACCTCGAAGTGGCACTGCGTGAACTGGGCCTGCCCGGGCACACGGTCGCGGTGCTGCTGGGCACCCGCCGGACCGAGCCGGTCGCGGTCGCCGTGCTGGAAGAGGTGCCCGAGAACATGGTGGCGCAGGTGACCAAGCTGCTGGCGCAACTGACTGCGGGCGTCGCGATCGACGTCGTCTGCGGGCCGTTCCGCACCATCGAACGCACCACGAGCGGCAAGCCGCGGCGCCGGACCATGTGGCAGCGCTACCTGGCCGGCGCGCTCAGCCCCCTCGACGCGGGGACGCCGGGATGA
- a CDS encoding CaiB/BaiF CoA-transferase family protein, whose translation MDSSRNGAPCGLEWHDLLADTDLLVENTVPESAAEAALDVDAIRRAHPSLVILSISDFGRGNEFSTWQATSPVFHALTSELSRSGLPGRPPLIPPAELPYDVAAAQAVFQLLSLYHDRLRTGAGNRIDFSILDGAMQTLDPAYGMTGSAAAGVPLSQAPRGRADERYKYPIIPCQDGFARICVLAKRQWRGMFEWMGRPEEFADPKFDNLMVRFGSPTLLPAIARHFAGKTRAELEQQGQEHGVPTAAVLTLEEALDTEQIKARAFLRDVELAPGVTGPVPAGVVEIDGARAWADDVPDGAAPRPAAKITAHRRGELPLSGLRVLDLGVIVVGGDTGRILGDLGADVIKVENSAFVDGARAAQGATGMAPGFAAGHRNKRSIGINLRDPEGHRLLRELARAADIVLTNFKPGVITSLGLDYASLQDVNPGIVVVDSSAFGPTGPWAKRLGYGPLVRAAAGCTDQWVFPGEPGSFSDAVTVYPDHVCARVGAFAALALLVRRERTGRGGSVSVAQSEVMLSHFAAKIAAGERADRPEHDGPWGLFPAAGDDDWVAVTVRDSADWSALCSVIERPDLLADPSLADAAGRDAQRARVDEAVAGWTAQHSPADAMSALQAAGVPAGAMLRGIDLADWEYYRARRSFRHEQHPRSAEPYVLEDVQIHAEGIADPPLRPAPLLGEQTYVIAQELLGLDAAEVADLVERGVLETVDAPVAPARSGATATAG comes from the coding sequence TTGGACAGCAGCAGGAACGGTGCGCCCTGCGGACTGGAATGGCACGACCTGCTCGCGGACACCGACCTGCTCGTCGAGAACACCGTCCCGGAAAGCGCCGCGGAAGCCGCACTCGACGTCGACGCGATCCGGCGGGCACACCCGTCCCTGGTGATCCTGTCGATCAGCGATTTCGGCCGTGGCAACGAGTTCAGCACCTGGCAAGCCACCTCGCCGGTCTTCCACGCGCTCACGAGCGAACTGTCCCGCTCCGGCCTGCCGGGCCGGCCGCCGCTCATCCCGCCGGCCGAGCTGCCTTACGACGTCGCGGCCGCCCAGGCCGTCTTCCAGCTGCTGAGCCTCTACCACGACCGGCTGCGCACCGGAGCCGGCAACCGGATCGACTTCTCGATCCTCGACGGCGCCATGCAGACGCTCGACCCGGCATACGGCATGACCGGCAGCGCCGCGGCCGGCGTCCCGCTCAGCCAAGCACCCCGCGGCCGGGCCGACGAGCGGTACAAGTACCCGATCATCCCGTGCCAGGACGGGTTCGCCCGCATCTGCGTGCTGGCCAAGCGGCAGTGGCGCGGCATGTTCGAATGGATGGGCCGGCCCGAGGAGTTCGCCGACCCGAAGTTCGACAACCTCATGGTGCGGTTCGGCTCGCCGACACTGCTGCCCGCGATCGCGCGCCACTTCGCCGGCAAAACCCGTGCCGAGCTCGAACAGCAGGGCCAGGAACACGGCGTTCCCACCGCTGCTGTGCTGACGCTGGAAGAGGCACTGGACACCGAGCAGATCAAGGCACGGGCGTTCCTTCGCGACGTCGAGCTGGCGCCGGGTGTCACCGGCCCGGTCCCGGCCGGCGTCGTCGAGATCGACGGCGCCCGCGCGTGGGCCGACGATGTCCCCGACGGCGCCGCGCCGAGGCCGGCGGCGAAGATCACCGCTCACCGTCGCGGCGAGCTGCCGCTCTCGGGACTGCGCGTGCTCGACCTCGGCGTCATCGTGGTCGGCGGCGACACCGGCCGCATTCTCGGCGACCTCGGCGCCGACGTCATCAAGGTCGAAAACTCCGCCTTCGTCGACGGCGCCCGCGCGGCGCAAGGGGCGACCGGCATGGCTCCCGGGTTCGCCGCCGGCCACCGCAACAAGCGCAGCATCGGCATCAACCTGCGCGATCCCGAAGGCCACCGGCTCCTGCGCGAACTCGCCCGAGCCGCCGACATCGTCCTGACGAACTTCAAACCGGGCGTGATCACCTCTCTCGGCCTCGACTACGCCTCGCTCCAGGACGTCAATCCCGGCATCGTCGTCGTCGACAGCTCGGCGTTCGGCCCGACCGGCCCCTGGGCCAAGCGTCTCGGCTACGGCCCGCTGGTGCGGGCCGCCGCGGGCTGCACCGACCAGTGGGTCTTCCCCGGCGAGCCGGGCAGCTTCAGCGACGCCGTCACCGTCTACCCGGATCACGTCTGCGCCCGCGTCGGTGCCTTCGCCGCGCTCGCGCTGCTGGTCCGGCGCGAGCGCACCGGACGCGGTGGGTCGGTCAGCGTCGCCCAGTCCGAGGTGATGCTCAGCCACTTCGCCGCGAAGATCGCCGCCGGGGAGCGAGCGGATCGGCCCGAGCACGACGGGCCGTGGGGCCTGTTCCCCGCCGCGGGCGACGACGACTGGGTGGCGGTGACGGTTCGTGACAGCGCGGACTGGTCGGCGCTGTGCTCGGTGATCGAGCGGCCCGACTTGCTCGCCGACCCGTCGCTCGCCGACGCCGCCGGGCGGGACGCGCAGCGCGCCCGCGTCGACGAGGCGGTCGCGGGGTGGACCGCGCAGCACTCTCCCGCCGACGCGATGTCCGCGCTGCAAGCCGCCGGCGTCCCGGCCGGTGCGATGCTGCGCGGAATCGACCTGGCCGACTGGGAGTACTACCGCGCTCGTCGGTCCTTCCGGCATGAGCAGCACCCGCGCAGCGCGGAGCCCTACGTGCTGGAGGATGTACAGATCCACGCCGAGGGCATCGCGGACCCGCCGCTCCGCCCCGCGCCGCTGCTCGGCGAGCAGACGTACGTGATCGCTCAGGAGTTGCTGGGCCTCGACGCCGCGGAAGTCGCCGACCTCGTGGAGCGGGGCGTGCTCGAGACCGTTGACGCCCCAGTCGCGCCTGCGCGAAGCGGAGCCACGGCCACCGCCGGCTGA
- a CDS encoding LysR family transcriptional regulator: MEIDFTRLKYFLAVADELHFKRAAERLHITPPPLSKQIKLLERELGGALFERDYHEVRLTPLGEELVEPVRRILDQVAELKDTADTLVKRVAPLRVGATAYAPSELLNAFEDAVANLASTRTVFSIPGSAAEVAAHLVAGHLDLGLIHLPPTDERIDYRVIARYRSGIAVRSDDPLAAKDLVTVDDLRDREVAVDFAGANPFILANVTRRLTARGITKVVLASPTGRGSEVETAAQVRSRHLVAMIAYAPTSSVGRVFSSPEFKLIPIDEDSWEGSELAIAWARERGRQHVSLEPAIDELAAVFSTS; the protein is encoded by the coding sequence ATGGAAATCGACTTCACCCGCCTCAAGTACTTCCTGGCGGTCGCGGACGAGCTGCACTTCAAGCGCGCCGCCGAGCGGCTGCACATCACGCCGCCGCCGCTGAGCAAGCAGATCAAGCTGCTCGAACGCGAACTCGGCGGCGCGCTGTTCGAACGCGACTACCACGAAGTACGGCTGACGCCCCTCGGCGAAGAGCTGGTGGAGCCGGTCCGGCGGATCCTCGATCAGGTGGCCGAGCTGAAGGACACCGCCGACACCCTCGTCAAGCGGGTTGCCCCGCTGCGCGTCGGAGCCACCGCCTACGCCCCGTCCGAGCTGCTCAACGCGTTCGAGGACGCCGTGGCGAACCTGGCCTCGACCCGAACCGTGTTCAGCATCCCCGGTTCCGCCGCCGAGGTGGCCGCCCACCTCGTCGCGGGGCACCTCGACCTGGGCTTGATCCACCTGCCGCCCACCGACGAACGCATCGACTACCGTGTCATCGCCAGGTACCGCAGCGGCATCGCGGTGCGCAGTGACGACCCGCTGGCCGCGAAAGACCTCGTCACGGTCGACGACCTGCGCGACCGCGAGGTCGCCGTGGACTTCGCTGGCGCCAACCCGTTCATCCTGGCCAACGTGACCCGCCGGCTCACCGCCCGCGGGATCACGAAGGTGGTCCTGGCCAGCCCGACCGGCCGCGGCAGCGAAGTCGAGACGGCCGCACAGGTCCGCTCCCGGCACCTGGTCGCGATGATCGCCTACGCGCCCACCTCCTCTGTCGGCCGCGTGTTCTCCTCGCCGGAGTTCAAGCTGATCCCCATCGACGAGGACAGCTGGGAAGGCAGCGAGCTGGCCATCGCCTGGGCCCGCGAACGCGGCAGGCAGCACGTCTCCCTCGAACCTGCGATCGACGAACTGGCCGCAGTCTTCTCAACCTCTTGA